The window TGATGGCCGTCAAACTCTTCCTTTGCAAATTCCCTGGCTGCAGCCTTGACCGCTTCCGGATTCGTTCCAGGCGGCATTGACAGCACCAGGTTAATGGCCTCGCGTTTAGTGCTTTTCTCAGGGACACCCAGCGCCTTCCAGGCATTGGTAATGCCCTCATGGATCTGCTTTTGACCCTTATAGATCAGGCCGTCCTGGTCCTCAAGATCCAGGGTTCCGTTACGGCTGATATAGTCCATGTGGCCGCGCACGGCTTGAATACCATTAGACCCGCCCTTGCGCGGCGGGATCTTAACCATGACTTCGGGCTTTTTTAATGCTGCCGATTGAATGTTTTTCAGACCTGTACCCGGCTTTAAGGGGCGACGCATGGCCCCTCGGCCCGCTGCGCCCGGTTTGGGCCGGATAGAGCGGGTTTTAAACTCCATAAACCATTTATCAACCTGTTGATCTAATTGCTTCATTGCAGCCGCTCCTGGTTCGACGTAATCAAATCCCTTACCTTGTCGGTATGTTCATTGATTAGGCTCTGCACATCTTCGATTTTCTGGCTTGTCACCTCGGCCGATTCCTGGGCATTGAGCGCACGGGCAATCTGATTCAAATTGCGACCGATCCGCAGCAGCTGGAAATTGGACTGATACAACGCCGTGACCTCATCGTTATTCAAAATGGCTGCGCAGCGCCATACGAATAAAGGCGCTGACGGACATATCAGCCTGCGCCGCCGCCTCATTAAGAAAGGCCGTTTCAACCGGATTCAGCTTTAACGAGGGTTTTATCCATTGGGATTCAGCCTGGCTTAGCTCCTCCTGATCGGCACTGATTTTGACATTGGCCTGCAATGGCAGATTAGCCAGGGGGGATTTATTGCCATTGACCGCCTGCACTAGTACGGCCTTGGCGTATTCCGAAATACTGTCAATGCCCAGATCCTTAGCCTGTGCCTGAAGTTTTTCAAATGTAGCCTCAGATATTCCATAAATCTGAATTCGCTTTTGCATTATCTTTCTACCTCCAACTCTTGATCTTGCTTTAGCACTGCATCAACCGCATGCGCCTGGGCCGTATAAAACCGCTCATAGGCTTGCGTCTGTTGGTCGGCGGGCATGTGCTTTACCACGTCTCGCATTAACACCTCCATCGTCATAAACACGTCCTGGCTGTCCCGAGGCAACAGCTTGAATTTCTCCTCATAGATCTCTTTCATTGACTGTTCTGATTTCTCCGGACTCTGGGCCTTGACCTGCTCAGCCTTATCCGCACTGCGTTCTAGGTACACCGACAGATAGTTATGAATTTTTTCCGCATCCTGACAGGCCCGCACAATCTCAGCGGGATCCTCTTTCAGGATCTTGACCCAGGAGTCCACATAGGCCATGTGCTGGCCGGGATCATGAGAAATGCCCAAACGTTGGCCCACCAGGAGGGAGGAGATCTCGGCCCGCAACTCCTCTCTGGCATATCCCTCAGATCCAAAGGCATTAATAAAAGGGCGGTTAAGCCGCGATTCGTGGCCTGTCCAGTGGCCCAGCTCATGCAGCGCCGTGCTGTAATAACGCTCAGGATCCAGGAACTGCTCTTTAAGCGGCAAAACAATCTTGTCCAGGGCGGGGCTGTAAAAGGCACGATTCCCAGATTGATGCTCTATCTGCGCGCCGCTGGCGGCAAGCAGTTTATCGATCTGCTCGACCCCGTTCCATTGATGCTCTGTGCGCTCAAGAGGCGCTAAACCTGTCATTTGCTCAGCATTGAACACAACAAAAGTACGAATAATTGGCTTGTTCAGCTTGGTTTGCTCGATCACAGCATTGCCCTTGTCATCCTTGACCGGCTTACCCTGCTCATCGCGCACCTGCTTTTCTTCATGAAAACGAAATGTCTGGATCAAAGATCCCTTTTCGCCCTTATTGACCCGATAGCCGCGTTCCTTGGCCTGGTTAAACGTCAACCAGCGCGGATCTGTGTATCCGGCTAGCATAAGATTTAAGACATTGCCGCCCCGATAGGGCTTGCCGGTCGATTCGTTGTAAGGCATGCTAATTGGCGGCGCATCCCACGGCCTTTGCCAGGGCGCTGTCCCTGCTTGCAGCTGTGTAATGATTTTTTCGGCCAGCTGCTCATGAAATGCCGGTTTTTTCTCGGCCATATTCTTTTCTCCTCAAACGAAAAAAGCCCTACCATTTCTGGTAGGGCTTCGTGGGTGTGTTTGCAATAACGCGAGGGGAACTAGTCCTCGGTCTCCTCAGGGGTTTGGGCCAGCGCCTGGCGCTCAGCATGCGTCAAATGATCCTGCTCGTAGCCGTAAATTTCAGGCATTTCAAGCATGAAATCCAATAGCTGTTGCCTCGGATCCACCGCAATTGTCGTTTTTTCATCCATCCTGTTTACTCCTATACTATTGATTTGCTTGTGTTTTACGCCATTGCCACGGTTCAACCGCGCCGGCGCTCGACCACAATCCCCGCCGCTCTGCACGGGCGTCCGCTTCCAATTGGCCATAACCGGAATATTGGACTTCCCCGCGATAACGATAGGCCCATGCTCGACCAGTGCGGACAAGGAACTCGTTAACAGATAGCTGACTTTGAGCTAGAGTTTGCGGGTCTCTTGTAGTTACAAAAACCTCGGCCAGCGACCGACCGTACTTCTCCTGACTTCCCAATGCAATTCTTACTTCCTGGCCCTGGATGAAGCTAGCCAGAAACTGTTGCACTGAGCGGCCATTGTCTTGAGCCAGTTCCGGGGCATCGATGCCAACCAGGCGAATGCGCACCAGCTGCTGATCGATCAACACATCAATGGTGTCGCCATCAATGACACGCTCGACCACTGCATTGACCTGCGGCGGGGTGTTGTTGACACGATCAAACCACATCGCCCCAACAACTACCCCAACCAGCAACAATGCAGAAATAAATCCGGCAAGCCGGTTTTTCATAATTATCCCTTTAAAACTATCGCTCCAACGTCAAATCCTGCTCTTGCCGATGCGGTTCAATCGCTGGCTTTTCCTGTACCGATTCCCGCATAGGGGTAGGAACATTGAGCGTTGTACCATTCACCGCTTTTTCCATATTGGTATTGAAATTACGGTGTGCATCGTCCCTGCGATCATGGCGCATATAGCTGACAACCTTATCGGCCATTTGCTGAACATACCGAAATTTAGCCTGGCTGGCCGGATTCAGACGCCCAACAAATCCAGGCTTAGAGGCAGTACCATGCTCGGCAGATTGCGCTGACCGCATCTGATCGGCGGCTATCTTAACCTCAGACGGGATACTTTGGCTGCCAATATCAGGCATCCGAACATCTGAATCGATATCGGCTTTAGAGGATGTTTCTATCTGGGCCTCGGTCGGTAACTCATTTTGAGACACCATCCGGTCAGCAGCCGCTATTGCCTGCGCGTTCGGTGTGGCCGATTTTTCGGGGATTGAATCCAAAGCCTTTTCTTGCTCCTGATTCAAAACCGTCACTTCCCAAGCATTGCGATGAGTCAGCACCGCTTCATGACCGATAATCGTTTTACCATCATCACCATAAATAGGCTGATCCACTTCAACAGGCAGACGGCCCCGGTTTTCCAGAGTAATGTCATCGCCAATCTTGGCTTCACTCGCTTGAATTGCCGCAGGCAGACCAACCCCCCAAATAGTGCGTTCGGTCTCACCTTGACGTAGAGTGACAAAGTAGCTGGACTTGTTTTTATCATCATGCAAATAGGGCGCTGCACCATGATTCACAAGAATACCGGATGGCAGATCAGGTTGATCTTTGCCTTGTAGCCCATTATCTTGACCTAGCACCATTGCCTGTTCCCGTGACAAATTGGGCTGCACCTGGTTCAAGCTGCGTTCTTCCAGCCGTCTATTGACCATGGCCAGATCCTCGGTCGTGGGCCGATGCCCCCGCGTCTTTATACCCTGGCTCTCGGCCTCAATGAACATCAGCCGTTTAAACTCAGGTGTACCAGACAATTTAAGCTGTTCCCAGCCTTTGGCCTTGGCGACTTCAACCATATCATGCACCGTCTGTATGTCCTCCTTGGTCGTCGAAAGGTACTTGCCCTTGTCCTGGAAAATCGTCGTCACCCCATTACCGGCATCGACATACTTGCCATCCACAAACAAATATCGGACTTCCAGCCCATCAGGCGGGGCCTTATAGGCTAGATCCAAGACGGGCTTTTTTATCGCCGCCTCTGCCGCCACCGCCTCAGTGCCGGTAGGCAATGGCGTATCGGCTGAACTGGCATCGGGCTGCTCGATACTTTGGGCCTGCCGATCAGACGCCACAACAGGCTGCGGCACGGGCTGTATCGGATCTGCGACCGGGGCCTGTTCGATTACCTGCTCCAGATCTGGTTCAATCCGGTTTTGTTCCTGCGGCCCAAAGACAGAAGACGGCGCGCCTGACGGCTGCGCCTCCTGGATATCAGGGGTATCCCGCTGGATTTGCGGCTGCTGGACAGCTTCCTTGATCGCATCCAAGCCTCTGATCTGCCCCAGATCATTAAAATCGGTAGGGATCGCCTCGGGGCCGTGCTTTTGCCGGAATGCCGCAAAATCGGCATCGGTAAACTCCGGCATCACGGCCTGGGCCTTATCGCCTACGATGGCAGCGGCCTGATCCGCATAATTAATACCTACTCCATTGGGGTCATTATCAGCACAAAATGTAACTGGAATATCGTGCATTGTTCCCTTAAGCGCCTCGGCTACAGGTTTCATGTTGTAGGCATGAACCGCCATCAAAACCGGCTGGCCGGTCGCCTGGTGCAAGCTGGCCGCTGTTGCAAATCCCTCGGCCACCAATACACCACGCTCAGAAGTGGCGGTTTTGGGGTGTCCAAGTAATAAAGCAGATCCTTGCACCTGGCTGCCCTCAGCAAAGGACTTGAACCCATTGGGGCCGATTGATTGGATAGCCACCAGCTCCTTACTTTGACGCAATGGCACCAGCAATTGATTGCCGTCCTGGCGAATGGCACCGATAACAGCCTGGTCGGTAATACCCTTGGCGATCAGATAGGGATGCTTAGGATTAGCTGGCCCGGCCTTATCCCACCGCGCCTGTGCGTCGGCTTTAGCCTGCGCGGCCTCTATAGCGCGTTCTGCCAGTGCCTTTTCTTCTGCAATACGCCGCTGTTCTGCCATCGCTGCTTTCTCCTCTGCGCTGGGCGGCGTGTAGGGCGTCCCGGCCACATATCCGGCCCGTTTTGCCTCATAAAACACTGTCCCAATATTGACGCGTCCAGGTTTTAGGCTTTTCCAGGCCGATTTTGCCGCTTTTTCGTTGTAATTCTCGGCCTTTTGTGACCATTCATCCCAAAGAGAAAAACCATCTTGGCCAAACTCTGACTTAATACCTGCACCCATTCGCAGCCAGGTTTCACGGTCTGTCGAATCTACATGCTTCAAGGCTTCACGAATATCATCTTGTTTTGTCATCACTTATTCCTTTTTAAGTGTTTCCTAATACTTGCTCAAAAGCGCGGGTGCCACTGCCCTGCCAGGCTTTTTCTACTGCCAGTTTCAGGTCGGCCAAATACTCTGGCGGCGAATCCTCG of the Advenella kashmirensis WT001 genome contains:
- the mobC gene encoding plasmid mobilization relaxosome protein MobC; translation: MNNDEVTALYQSNFQLLRIGRNLNQIARALNAQESAEVTSQKIEDVQSLINEHTDKVRDLITSNQERLQ
- a CDS encoding ribbon-helix-helix domain-containing protein yields the protein MQKRIQIYGISEATFEKLQAQAKDLGIDSISEYAKAVLVQAVNGNKSPLANLPLQANVKISADQEELSQAESQWIKPSLKLNPVETAFLNEAAAQADMSVSAFIRMALRSHFE
- a CDS encoding ArdC family protein gives rise to the protein MAEKKPAFHEQLAEKIITQLQAGTAPWQRPWDAPPISMPYNESTGKPYRGGNVLNLMLAGYTDPRWLTFNQAKERGYRVNKGEKGSLIQTFRFHEEKQVRDEQGKPVKDDKGNAVIEQTKLNKPIIRTFVVFNAEQMTGLAPLERTEHQWNGVEQIDKLLAASGAQIEHQSGNRAFYSPALDKIVLPLKEQFLDPERYYSTALHELGHWTGHESRLNRPFINAFGSEGYAREELRAEISSLLVGQRLGISHDPGQHMAYVDSWVKILKEDPAEIVRACQDAEKIHNYLSVYLERSADKAEQVKAQSPEKSEQSMKEIYEEKFKLLPRDSQDVFMTMEVLMRDVVKHMPADQQTQAYERFYTAQAHAVDAVLKQDQELEVER
- a CDS encoding thermonuclease family protein: MKNRLAGFISALLLVGVVVGAMWFDRVNNTPPQVNAVVERVIDGDTIDVLIDQQLVRIRLVGIDAPELAQDNGRSVQQFLASFIQGQEVRIALGSQEKYGRSLAEVFVTTRDPQTLAQSQLSVNEFLVRTGRAWAYRYRGEVQYSGYGQLEADARAERRGLWSSAGAVEPWQWRKTQANQ
- a CDS encoding PriCT-2 domain-containing protein, with translation MTKQDDIREALKHVDSTDRETWLRMGAGIKSEFGQDGFSLWDEWSQKAENYNEKAAKSAWKSLKPGRVNIGTVFYEAKRAGYVAGTPYTPPSAEEKAAMAEQRRIAEEKALAERAIEAAQAKADAQARWDKAGPANPKHPYLIAKGITDQAVIGAIRQDGNQLLVPLRQSKELVAIQSIGPNGFKSFAEGSQVQGSALLLGHPKTATSERGVLVAEGFATAASLHQATGQPVLMAVHAYNMKPVAEALKGTMHDIPVTFCADNDPNGVGINYADQAAAIVGDKAQAVMPEFTDADFAAFRQKHGPEAIPTDFNDLGQIRGLDAIKEAVQQPQIQRDTPDIQEAQPSGAPSSVFGPQEQNRIEPDLEQVIEQAPVADPIQPVPQPVVASDRQAQSIEQPDASSADTPLPTGTEAVAAEAAIKKPVLDLAYKAPPDGLEVRYLFVDGKYVDAGNGVTTIFQDKGKYLSTTKEDIQTVHDMVEVAKAKGWEQLKLSGTPEFKRLMFIEAESQGIKTRGHRPTTEDLAMVNRRLEERSLNQVQPNLSREQAMVLGQDNGLQGKDQPDLPSGILVNHGAAPYLHDDKNKSSYFVTLRQGETERTIWGVGLPAAIQASEAKIGDDITLENRGRLPVEVDQPIYGDDGKTIIGHEAVLTHRNAWEVTVLNQEQEKALDSIPEKSATPNAQAIAAADRMVSQNELPTEAQIETSSKADIDSDVRMPDIGSQSIPSEVKIAADQMRSAQSAEHGTASKPGFVGRLNPASQAKFRYVQQMADKVVSYMRHDRRDDAHRNFNTNMEKAVNGTTLNVPTPMRESVQEKPAIEPHRQEQDLTLER